The DNA segment TTCATGGTTACTCGTTTTTGAAGTAAACCTAATCAATTCAAATCGTCACCGCACTAAAAAGCTTTTAAAGCGTTAACTATCAATAAGTTCAAAGAACAACACTATATTTTTAATGGACACTTATGATTTAAGATATTAATTGATCCTGATGTAATCTATATTGTTGCATAGAAAATGCCACAGTTCAATGTCTTTATAAATGATTAACGTAATTATCAGCAATTGCAGCTGAAATTCAAACGATTCAAAGCATAATATGCCGACACTATTTATCGATGCGGGCAACACGTTTGTAAAGATGGCGGAGTATTATCCGCCGGAAACGGGAATAGGTGCAGTTGATCCGGATAATGCAGCCCGCGGAGGAAGTAACTGGAATCTCGTCGGACGTTTCCGTTGGGAGCAGCAGGAGCTGGAAGTTTTTTTTTCCGGTGAAATTGGGCGGTATACCAGAATTGTACTTGTGTCTGTCAGGAACAACAGTCGCCTGGCAACGCTTCTCCGCGATGGCAATTTGCAAAAAAATGCTGCTGTGACTGTTCTGGATCATTCCGTTTTGTCAAAGCATAACTGCAGCTACAAAACACCCAAAACACTCGGTATGGACCGTTTTTTTGCATGTGCAGGTGCCCTGAACCTGAGCAGGCAATACGGTCGTCATTCCGGGGGAGTACTTGTGACAGATGCCGGTACAGCCTGCACCATAGATTTTATGAACGAATCGGGAGTCTTTGCCGGAGGCGTTATCATGCCCGGACTTAGGATGATGTCTGATACGATCAATTCCGGGGCCGAAAATCTGTTTGAAACCCGTCTTCATCTGCCGGATGCTGCAATACCTGATACAACAGAAAAAGCTATTCAAACGGGAACATATGGTTCATTCATCCACGCATGGAATGCACATGTGGAAAAAATCCTGAACCATTATCCGCAAACCCTGATATGGGTGACCGGTGGGGATGCGGGATTTATACGGGATCATTCTTCTTTCAAAGTGACTCATAACCCGTATCTGGTTTTTGAAGGTATGCGGATATATTTGGGTAAGTGATCATTCTAAGTATTGCATTTTTGATCAATCAGAATGATAGCAGAAAAGAAAATCAGTCTCTGATCTTGTCAAAAATCAGCGCATTGACCATTTCAAGGGCTACCTGGTTTTCTCCGCCATGCGGGATGATAATATCTGCGTAGCGTTTGGTCGGTTCCACAAATTCCAGGTGCATGGGGCGGACAAATTTTTCGTACTGATCCAGAACGCCTTCAATGGATCGCTTGCGTTCGGTAATATCCCTTCTGAGCCGGCGCAGCAGGCGCACATCATCATCGGTATCCACAAACAGTTTTATATCCATCAGCCGGCGAAGTTCTTTTTCGTAGAAAATGAGAATGCCATCCACCAGAATGATTTTTTTCGGTGTTATCGTGAGGGCTACATCTTTACGTATGTGATTGGCAAAATCATAAATCGGGCAATCGATGCTGTAGCCGGAACTCAGCGCCTTGATATGGCGGATCAGCAGCTCGGTTTCAAGGGATGCAGGATGATCAAAATTTTGTCTGGCGCGTTCTTCAAAAGAAAGGTGCTTCAGATCTCTGTAGTAGGCATCATGAGCTATGAGCGAAAGGTTTTCCTCTCCAATATGTTGCACAATGTGCTGTATTACTGTCGTTTTACCGGATCCGCTTCCTCCCGCGACACCGATTATCAAGGGTTTGTCCATTTGATGGTGTTAATACTTTTTTGCGTAAATAATTCAGGGTCAGTTGGCGCTGGTTTCCCGGTTGCGGTCCCGTTCCAGCCGCTCTTTATAGTCACGTATGGAACGGAAAATGGCAGAGGCCATAATGTTCTGTCCATATTCGCTGCTGAGAAACTGCTCTTCCTGCGGATTTGTAATATATCCGAGTTCTACAAGAATGGATGGCATGGAGGCATGGTACAGCACGATGAATCCCGCCTGTTTGACACCAAGTGACCGTCGCTTTGCACGTTCTGAAAACTGCTTGTCCATTTTTCCCGCAAGCATTTCACTGCTGGCCATGAAGCCAATGTTGGACAACTCGTAAACGGCAAGCTGTTCCGGTGTAAGCGTTTCGGAGCGTTCGTCCTCTTCTTCAAACCGGATGGCACTGTTTTCTTTTTTCATTACCTCAAATGCTTCGCGGCTCCGGTGCATCCCCAGAAAATATATTTCGGTACCGTGTGTATGCCGGTTTCTGTTGGCATTGGCGTGTACGGATACAAACAGATCGGCTTCAGCCCGGTTGGCTATTTGCCCGCGCTCCTGCAGGGGAATAAAGGTATCGTCTTCACGTGTGTATATCACTTCGATTTCAGGCAGATATTTTTCGATGTACTCTCCCACCTTGAGGGCTACGGAAAGAGCAACATCTTTTTCCTTGGTTCCCCGGTAGCCTATTGCCCCGGGGTCCCTGCCGCCGTGTCCGGCATCGATAACGATACGGTTGAGCCGGAGATATGACTCGCTCAGTTCGGATGGAGCGAGATCGAATGCGTCCCTGTCAAGTTGCCGCTCCGGGGCGACATCGGCATCCGATTCATCCCAGCCGTTAAGCGCAATGTCCGGACTGGTATCCACATCATAAATCAGATCATCCCAGAAAATGGGGTACAGACCGTCGGTCAAGACGTCCAAATCATTCGGAGATGCCTCGGTCAGGCCTATGAGCAGATCACGTCCGTTGGCGTCCATGTAAGCATCTGCGATCATGTAAACATCTTCGCTCAGGTAGATGTCCGCTCCGATTCCCCCTTCAATATCCTGATAGAAAAAATTTTCGAATACCTCGTTGTTGTTGCCTGTCTGAATTTCGTCCGTCCTGATGCCGTCCTTGTACAAGGCAAGTTGAATCAGTTTCGGGTTGGGCTGCCAGACAAAAAAGGAGTCGGGTTTGCTGGCCATGTGAAACCGGACGACGTAGCCAAGTCCGTCTGAACGCTCTACAGTGGATACCCTGTCAAGAGGTGAGGAAGCGATAGCAACCTGGCTCATAACCGGCAGAAGTGCTGTAAGCAGAAGTGCGGTAATTAATGCCAGTGTTACCAGAGGTACGGACATTGTTGCTGTCCGGCCTGATGTGCGCCCAGAAATGTTGTGCAGAGTGCTCCGGAGTGACAACATGGAATCCTTTTGTTTTCGATAAAAATACGGCTAATTATGCTTTCAAGGCAAATATGATAAAAGAAAATGGTATAACGTGATTCCGATGCTGACCGAGATGTTGAACGAATGTTTTTTTCCGTACTGCGGTATCTCCAGCAATGTGTTGCACTGATTCAGCAGCTGTTGGTCGATGCCTGTCACCTCATTGCCGAAAAGAATGCAGACAGGGATATCTTTTTGCGGTTTATAATCAGACAAGAGCCGGCTTTGATGCGTTTGCTCCATCCCGGCAAGCAGGTAATTGTTTTCGTTACACCATTTGACAAATGTGTCCGGATCAGCTTCATGGCTCCATGAAACGGTCTGATCAGCACCCAGGGCTGTTTTGCTTATTTCAGGGCGGGGAGGGAACGGGGTGTAGCCGGACAAAAAAAGGTGTTTGATGGCAAAAGCATCAGCTGTGCGAAAAGCGGACCCGACGTTGTGCATGCTTCTGATGTTGTGAAGCCATAAAACAAGATCCGGCATGGCTGCCGGCGGAGTCCGGTCCTTGTTGCTGTTATAAATTTCACGTGTGGTTTTTCTGCGGATTCCTTCAGATGGCATATAACATGCTGTTTTTTATTTTTCGAATTTTAGCGTATTTTTAACAGTTATAGAAAGCATCAGGATTTTTACCAAAATATGTTTTTTCCGGCCCGTTGCATATTGCTGCACGCATTTGCAATCGGGTCTTTTTTATTTTGGGTATGCCTGTCAATGTTGAATCTAACAGTAAACTCAAACAAAGGAGTATCGTGAAGGTAAATTATCTTTCCAAAGAAGGGTACAACAAACTGAAAGATGAACTCAGGGATCTGGTTACCCGCGGCAGAAAGGAGATTGCCAAACAGATTGATGAGGCCCGTTCCCATGGTGATCTCAGTGAAAACGCCGAATATGATGCAGCCAAGGAAGCCCAGGGCAAAATGGAAGCCCGGATATCCGAGCTTGAAAATATTATGGCCAATTCCCGGATTCTGGATGAAAAGAATATGGATGACTCCAGGGTTTACATTCTTTCCACAGTCACTATATTCAACCGGAAGACCCGGAAAGAGATGCAGTACACCCTGGTATCAAAGGATGAAGCAGATTTCAACAAGGGGAAGATCTCGGTAGATTCGCCTATTGGCAAAGCTTTGATGGGAAAAAGCAAAGGCGACACCGTTAAAGTAAAAGTCCCGGCCGGAACCCTCGAGCTGGAAATCCGGGAGATTGAGCGTCAGGCCTGAAAAACCGGATCAGATAACCAAATCGCTTCCGGGACTCATCGCTTATTCATGAAAATTTATTATCATGCAATACTGCCGTTTACAATGAAGTATCCGGACAGAAATGTAATGCCCGATACAGGACCAGCACGTAATTGCTTTGCTGTTCAATCTAACTTCAGTCAACTAAAGTCATCTAAAATAATATTGTTATGAAAATAGCTGTCATCGGAACCGGTTATGTCGGACTGGTCACAGGAACCTGTTTTGCCGACTCAGGAAATCATGTTATTTGTGTGGATAATAACCCGGACAAACTGGATCTGCTTCGTCAGGGTGAGGTGCCAATCTATGAGCCGGGTCTTGAGACGCTCTTTAAGAGAGCGATTCGTGAGAAACGAATCACTTTTACCGATGATCTTTCAGAGGCTGTAAAGCAGTCTGATATATTGTTCCTTTGTCTGCCTACACCGCCCGGTGCCGACGGTCAGGCCGATTTAAGTGCCGTAGTTAAAGTTGCAGAACAAATCGGTGACTTGATAGATGATTATAAGGTAATTGTGAATAAAAGTACCGTACCGGTGGGAACTGCCGACAAGGTGCGCCTGACTATAGAATCACGAACAAGTGTCCCGTTTGATGTGGTTTCCAACCCTGAATTCCTCAGGGAAGGTGCTGCCGTCAATGACTTCCAGAAACCCGAACGCGTTGTGATCGGAACATCCAGTGACCGAGCCGCAGAACTCATGAAAGAGTTGTATGATCCGTTCGTTCGCAGTGGAAACCCCATCATCATCATGGACGAGCGCAGCTCGGAAATGACGAAATATGCGGCAAACGGCTTCCTGGCAACAAAAATCACATTCATGAATGAAATCGCCAATATTTGTGAGAGAGTTGGGGCGAATGTTGATCATGTCCGAAGGGGTATCGGAACCGATTCGCGAATCGGCAAGCGTTTTCTTTTTGCCGGAATCGGATTTGGAGGCAGCTGTTTCCCGAAAGATGTCCAGGCCCTTCATTACACGGCCAAAGAAAACGACTACAATTTCCGGATTCTTGATGCCGTCCAAAAAGTCAATGATTCCCAAAAGCTGTCCATAGTTGAAAAGATAAAAAAGTTTTACAACGGTCAGGTAAAAGGACGAACCTTTGGTGTCTGGGGCCTGACATTCAAGCCTGAGACCGATGACGTACGTGAAGCTCCGGCAATCTATATCATTCAGGCACTTATCGGGCTGGGTGCACACGTGAAAGCTTATGACCCCGAAGCCCGCAAAACATTTCCTGCCGCTGTTGGAGAAGAAATAAGCTCTCAGATAGATTATGTCGAAGATCAGACATCGGCACTGCAAGATGTTGATGCACTCATCATCAGTACTGAGTGGAATGAATTCCGCCGTCCCGATTTTGACAACTTTATCAAACTTATGAAAGAACCGGTGATATTTGACGGACGCAACCTTTACGATCTTGAGCGGATGGAAGAGCTCAACATTACCTACTTCAGTGTCGGGCGGCGTGGTGTGAATGTCAACCGGAAAGTAACCAATGCCTGACCGCATAGTGATTACGGGAGGTGCCGGATTTATCGGCTCTCATCTGTGTGCCCGGTTTATTGAAGAGGGTGCAGAGGTGGTTTGTATCGATAATTTGTCAACCGGAAATCTCGACAATCTCGGTCATTTTTTCGGAAATGACAGGTT comes from the Natronogracilivirga saccharolytica genome and includes:
- a CDS encoding UDP-glucose dehydrogenase family protein codes for the protein MKIAVIGTGYVGLVTGTCFADSGNHVICVDNNPDKLDLLRQGEVPIYEPGLETLFKRAIREKRITFTDDLSEAVKQSDILFLCLPTPPGADGQADLSAVVKVAEQIGDLIDDYKVIVNKSTVPVGTADKVRLTIESRTSVPFDVVSNPEFLREGAAVNDFQKPERVVIGTSSDRAAELMKELYDPFVRSGNPIIIMDERSSEMTKYAANGFLATKITFMNEIANICERVGANVDHVRRGIGTDSRIGKRFLFAGIGFGGSCFPKDVQALHYTAKENDYNFRILDAVQKVNDSQKLSIVEKIKKFYNGQVKGRTFGVWGLTFKPETDDVREAPAIYIIQALIGLGAHVKAYDPEARKTFPAAVGEEISSQIDYVEDQTSALQDVDALIISTEWNEFRRPDFDNFIKLMKEPVIFDGRNLYDLERMEELNITYFSVGRRGVNVNRKVTNA
- a CDS encoding N-acetylmuramoyl-L-alanine amidase family protein; translation: MSVPLVTLALITALLLTALLPVMSQVAIASSPLDRVSTVERSDGLGYVVRFHMASKPDSFFVWQPNPKLIQLALYKDGIRTDEIQTGNNNEVFENFFYQDIEGGIGADIYLSEDVYMIADAYMDANGRDLLIGLTEASPNDLDVLTDGLYPIFWDDLIYDVDTSPDIALNGWDESDADVAPERQLDRDAFDLAPSELSESYLRLNRIVIDAGHGGRDPGAIGYRGTKEKDVALSVALKVGEYIEKYLPEIEVIYTREDDTFIPLQERGQIANRAEADLFVSVHANANRNRHTHGTEIYFLGMHRSREAFEVMKKENSAIRFEEEDERSETLTPEQLAVYELSNIGFMASSEMLAGKMDKQFSERAKRRSLGVKQAGFIVLYHASMPSILVELGYITNPQEEQFLSSEYGQNIMASAIFRSIRDYKERLERDRNRETSAN
- a CDS encoding TrmH family RNA methyltransferase, which produces MPSEGIRRKTTREIYNSNKDRTPPAAMPDLVLWLHNIRSMHNVGSAFRTADAFAIKHLFLSGYTPFPPRPEISKTALGADQTVSWSHEADPDTFVKWCNENNYLLAGMEQTHQSRLLSDYKPQKDIPVCILFGNEVTGIDQQLLNQCNTLLEIPQYGKKHSFNISVSIGITLYHFLLSYLP
- a CDS encoding type III pantothenate kinase; protein product: MPTLFIDAGNTFVKMAEYYPPETGIGAVDPDNAARGGSNWNLVGRFRWEQQELEVFFSGEIGRYTRIVLVSVRNNSRLATLLRDGNLQKNAAVTVLDHSVLSKHNCSYKTPKTLGMDRFFACAGALNLSRQYGRHSGGVLVTDAGTACTIDFMNESGVFAGGVIMPGLRMMSDTINSGAENLFETRLHLPDAAIPDTTEKAIQTGTYGSFIHAWNAHVEKILNHYPQTLIWVTGGDAGFIRDHSSFKVTHNPYLVFEGMRIYLGK
- the udk gene encoding uridine kinase, with the protein product MDKPLIIGVAGGSGSGKTTVIQHIVQHIGEENLSLIAHDAYYRDLKHLSFEERARQNFDHPASLETELLIRHIKALSSGYSIDCPIYDFANHIRKDVALTITPKKIILVDGILIFYEKELRRLMDIKLFVDTDDDVRLLRRLRRDITERKRSIEGVLDQYEKFVRPMHLEFVEPTKRYADIIIPHGGENQVALEMVNALIFDKIRD
- the greA gene encoding transcription elongation factor GreA codes for the protein MVKVNYLSKEGYNKLKDELRDLVTRGRKEIAKQIDEARSHGDLSENAEYDAAKEAQGKMEARISELENIMANSRILDEKNMDDSRVYILSTVTIFNRKTRKEMQYTLVSKDEADFNKGKISVDSPIGKALMGKSKGDTVKVKVPAGTLELEIREIERQA